One stretch of Dyella jiangningensis DNA includes these proteins:
- a CDS encoding sensor histidine kinase, whose product MWHRLRSWLNSTPISDPIGQHYASFMQLLFVTVGIVVPALKVASYGAKMLGAEMHREPLLYQVLDVGTDALITASAWTGLFLTRRGHFRQAALQFLTILLGVFASGEMVTAGLNQPAGDPTTWIVLALAGQILGRRALWMTYLALVACMTLGLVAVVIAAHPASLVPLITLRIERTMVFLITAVIVDQTMAPLRAALTESQLRGLELEKLNAHLGQEIVMREKAQDHLIHAQKLEAVGRIATGVAHDFHNVLNVVLGYAAHRDRLADRGMPAVMGAMEDIELQARRALSISRKLLTFGRKDVVRSDTFDAAIAVHELQPMLHQFFAKNTRLRLEAPKTGLHVTMDRGQFELVLLNLAANAADAMPHGGEFIIRLGEDVNEKMLTLAVQDTGSGMSEEVQQHAFEPFYTTKPWGYGTGLGLSAVYDILADAAGSVTIDSKLGEGTTFQLRLPLLERIETAQGAGA is encoded by the coding sequence ATGTGGCACCGATTGCGCAGCTGGTTGAACAGCACCCCCATTTCCGATCCGATCGGCCAGCACTACGCATCGTTCATGCAGCTGCTGTTCGTGACCGTCGGCATCGTCGTTCCTGCGCTTAAGGTCGCGTCGTATGGCGCGAAAATGCTCGGTGCCGAGATGCACAGGGAGCCACTTCTTTACCAGGTGCTGGATGTGGGGACGGACGCGCTGATCACGGCATCCGCATGGACCGGCCTCTTCCTGACGAGGCGCGGTCATTTCCGCCAAGCCGCCCTGCAATTCCTGACCATCCTCCTTGGTGTCTTCGCGAGCGGCGAAATGGTGACCGCTGGGCTAAATCAACCCGCGGGAGATCCGACCACCTGGATCGTTCTCGCTCTGGCCGGACAAATACTGGGCAGAAGAGCGTTGTGGATGACCTACCTGGCGCTGGTAGCCTGCATGACCCTGGGCTTGGTCGCAGTGGTCATCGCTGCTCATCCGGCGAGCCTTGTACCGCTCATCACGCTGCGAATAGAGCGCACGATGGTCTTCCTGATTACCGCGGTCATCGTCGACCAGACTATGGCACCTCTGCGCGCAGCCTTGACCGAGTCCCAGCTGCGAGGGCTGGAACTGGAAAAGCTCAATGCCCACCTGGGGCAAGAAATCGTCATGCGTGAGAAGGCACAGGACCACCTCATTCACGCCCAGAAGCTCGAAGCAGTGGGCCGCATCGCCACCGGCGTGGCGCACGACTTCCACAATGTGCTGAACGTGGTGCTCGGTTATGCCGCCCATCGCGATCGCCTGGCCGATCGCGGCATGCCTGCCGTCATGGGGGCGATGGAGGACATCGAGCTGCAGGCCAGGCGCGCGCTGTCCATCAGCCGAAAGTTGCTCACCTTTGGACGCAAGGATGTCGTTCGATCCGACACCTTCGATGCGGCGATCGCGGTGCATGAGTTGCAGCCGATGCTGCACCAGTTTTTCGCCAAGAACACACGTCTTCGCCTGGAAGCCCCGAAAACCGGCCTGCATGTCACGATGGATCGAGGTCAGTTCGAATTGGTGCTGCTTAACCTGGCAGCCAACGCCGCCGATGCCATGCCGCACGGAGGCGAATTCATCATTCGGCTGGGCGAGGATGTCAACGAGAAGATGCTGACGCTCGCGGTGCAGGACACAGGTAGCGGCATGAGCGAAGAAGTCCAGCAGCATGCTTTCGAACCCTTTTACACGACCAAGCCGTGGGGCTATGGCACGGGCCTTGGCCTTTCCGCGGTATACGACATCCTTGCCGATGCCGCCGGCAGCGTGACGATCGACAGCAAGCTTGGCGAGGGCACAACGTTCCAGTTGCGACTTCCTTTGCTGGAGCGCATTGAGACAGCCCAAGGCGCCGGCGCATGA
- a CDS encoding FxLYD domain-containing protein, with translation MNLRITLLVAALACGLASPAAWAGKSLTHAVHVGSYRVERDVKPGRNKVVGTLSNTGHVRVHTAKVSFRLYDAKGHVVGRASDQVHNLKPGQTWKFHALARGNVSRARLVKVEAE, from the coding sequence ATGAATCTCCGCATCACCCTTCTGGTCGCCGCGCTCGCCTGCGGCCTGGCATCGCCCGCCGCTTGGGCCGGCAAATCACTGACGCATGCCGTGCATGTGGGGTCGTACCGCGTCGAGCGCGATGTGAAGCCCGGACGCAACAAGGTGGTGGGCACGCTGTCCAATACCGGGCACGTGCGCGTGCATACCGCCAAGGTCAGCTTTCGGCTGTACGACGCCAAGGGACACGTGGTGGGCCGCGCCAGCGACCAGGTGCACAACCTCAAGCCGGGACAGACGTGGAAATTCCACGCGCTCGCACGCGGCAACGTCAGCCGTGCGCGACTGGTCAAGGTCGAGGCGGAGTAG
- a CDS encoding protease pro-enzyme activation domain-containing protein — protein MFGRIQELKTCNKALLPMALALAVSPLCGHAATATSWAPIKTHAALLKAASVSPTGVGQASASGYVINAHGKPAVKAQVTALDSSKVMHVAVSVNLRNVDQLQAFNKSVNTPGSANYRKFLTPDQFKAAYAPTDAQVQAVVAHLQQSGFTNIEVSPNNTLVYADGNAAAVSTAFNATMKSYTENGKLKFANDSDAMVPQALSGIIGAVTGLQNVSVKHPLSHIGAQISSAAPQTTQTGPTNVLHPPTQFPLIYDAGNTPTAYNTTVGIITWGDLTQTLADLNTMTTVNGLNPVNTKVVKVTLSGEKDFSDDPGGDGEWNLDSQTITGTSGGVKQLVFYDVANGLYGGADDELTDAGITAAYNKAVTDNIAKIINVSLGEDETASHEAGNQAADDAIFAQAVAQGQTFSVSSGDQGVYTATGGEFETNAGVVLPAPFSLSNYSQSEPATSPNVIAVGGTEVTTNGTAYAGEIAWNDGIADAGDGNNRIWATGGGVSAFEAAPAWQASVLGATARQVPDIAFDASSVTGAVIYIQGQKYGVGGTSLASPIFVGTFARAQTYANNSIGFPASHMYADFPSHPSVFHDVTTGNNGVYYAGTTYGNNAAAGWDLTTGFGSLDISAFNLLAYTWGDGTPPSGATPPPTPTQLTNNVAVTTQGTPGVAQQFYLTVPAGKTTLTFRTSGGTGDVSIYEKNGSAASATSYDYMSAHANTNTESVTIRLPAAGTYYLTVTGANAIFSGVSVVASYQ, from the coding sequence ATGTTTGGACGTATTCAAGAGCTGAAGACCTGCAACAAGGCATTGCTGCCCATGGCGCTTGCCCTGGCAGTGAGCCCGTTGTGCGGCCATGCGGCCACCGCCACCTCGTGGGCTCCCATCAAGACGCACGCTGCGCTTTTGAAGGCCGCATCGGTGTCGCCCACCGGCGTCGGTCAGGCGTCTGCCTCTGGTTATGTGATCAATGCGCACGGCAAGCCTGCCGTGAAAGCGCAGGTCACGGCGCTGGACAGCAGCAAGGTGATGCATGTGGCCGTCAGCGTGAACCTGCGCAACGTCGACCAGCTGCAGGCCTTCAACAAGAGCGTGAATACGCCAGGCAGCGCCAACTACCGCAAGTTCCTTACCCCGGACCAGTTCAAGGCGGCTTACGCGCCGACCGACGCGCAGGTGCAGGCCGTCGTGGCGCACCTGCAGCAGTCGGGTTTCACCAACATCGAAGTTTCGCCGAACAACACCCTGGTGTATGCCGACGGCAATGCCGCCGCCGTGAGCACCGCGTTCAATGCGACGATGAAGTCGTACACCGAGAATGGCAAGCTGAAGTTCGCCAACGACAGCGACGCCATGGTGCCGCAGGCTTTGAGCGGCATCATCGGCGCAGTGACCGGCCTGCAGAACGTCAGCGTGAAGCATCCGCTCAGCCACATCGGTGCACAGATTTCCTCGGCGGCTCCGCAGACCACGCAGACCGGCCCGACCAATGTGCTGCATCCGCCGACGCAGTTCCCGCTGATCTATGACGCCGGCAACACGCCGACGGCCTACAACACCACGGTGGGCATCATCACCTGGGGCGACCTGACCCAGACGCTGGCGGATCTGAACACCATGACGACGGTCAACGGCCTGAATCCGGTCAACACCAAGGTAGTGAAGGTGACGCTTTCGGGTGAGAAGGACTTCTCCGATGATCCGGGCGGTGACGGCGAGTGGAACCTGGATTCGCAGACCATCACGGGCACCTCGGGCGGCGTCAAGCAGTTGGTGTTCTACGATGTGGCCAATGGTCTCTATGGCGGCGCAGATGACGAACTGACCGACGCCGGCATCACGGCCGCCTATAACAAGGCGGTCACCGACAACATCGCCAAGATCATCAACGTGTCGCTGGGCGAAGACGAGACGGCATCCCACGAGGCGGGCAACCAGGCGGCGGACGACGCGATCTTCGCCCAGGCCGTGGCGCAGGGTCAGACCTTCTCGGTTTCTTCCGGTGACCAGGGCGTGTACACCGCGACCGGTGGCGAATTCGAAACCAACGCTGGCGTGGTTCTGCCCGCACCGTTCAGCCTCAGCAACTATTCGCAGAGTGAGCCGGCGACGTCGCCGAACGTGATCGCCGTCGGCGGCACCGAAGTGACCACTAACGGTACCGCCTATGCGGGCGAAATCGCCTGGAATGACGGCATCGCGGATGCCGGTGATGGCAACAACCGCATCTGGGCCACCGGTGGTGGCGTGAGCGCGTTCGAGGCGGCGCCCGCATGGCAGGCCTCGGTGCTGGGCGCGACCGCGCGCCAGGTGCCGGACATCGCTTTCGATGCCTCGTCGGTCACGGGTGCTGTCATCTATATCCAGGGCCAGAAGTATGGCGTCGGCGGCACCAGCCTTGCCTCACCGATCTTCGTTGGTACGTTCGCGCGCGCACAGACCTACGCAAACAACTCGATCGGCTTCCCGGCGAGCCACATGTATGCGGATTTCCCGAGCCACCCGTCCGTGTTTCATGACGTGACAACGGGCAACAACGGCGTGTATTACGCTGGCACGACCTATGGCAACAACGCCGCTGCGGGTTGGGACTTGACCACGGGCTTTGGTTCGCTCGACATCAGCGCGTTCAACCTGCTGGCCTATACCTGGGGTGACGGCACGCCGCCGTCGGGCGCCACGCCGCCGCCGACACCCACCCAGCTGACCAACAATGTTGCAGTCACCACGCAGGGCACGCCCGGTGTTGCACAGCAGTTCTACCTGACGGTGCCAGCCGGCAAGACCACCCTGACGTTCCGCACCTCGGGCGGCACGGGTGACGTGTCGATCTATGAAAAGAACGGTAGCGCTGCCAGCGCCACGTCGTACGACTACATGTCGGCGCATGCGAACACCAACACCGAATCGGTGACAATCCGTCTGCCGGCGGCAGGTACCTACTACCTGACCGTCACGGGTGCCAACGCGATCTTCAGCGGAGTCAGCGTGGTGGCCAGCTACCAGTAA
- a CDS encoding HD domain-containing protein, protein MPSIHGVRIPDSAMAREATQLLRDTASDLLYQHSMRVYLWSALLARRRALAFDPELLYVGAMFHDFGLTEGFHASALRFEVDGANAARDFLRSHGIADVDVHKVWTAIALHTTPGIPEFLHPEAALLHVGAGMDVAGRAYDQFTAEEREAVVAAYPREERFKQRIIDTFYESLKDRPATTFGTFNDDFLACKDPAFQRVDICSVILHSSWSH, encoded by the coding sequence ATGCCCAGCATTCACGGCGTACGCATCCCCGACAGCGCGATGGCGCGGGAGGCGACGCAACTTCTACGCGATACGGCGAGCGACCTGCTCTACCAGCACTCGATGCGGGTGTACCTGTGGAGTGCCCTGCTCGCCCGCCGCCGTGCGCTCGCCTTCGACCCGGAACTGCTGTACGTCGGCGCGATGTTCCATGACTTCGGCCTCACCGAAGGCTTCCATGCCAGCGCGCTGCGCTTCGAAGTGGATGGCGCCAACGCCGCGCGCGATTTCCTTCGCAGCCACGGCATCGCCGATGTGGACGTCCACAAGGTATGGACGGCCATCGCGTTGCATACCACGCCCGGCATCCCAGAATTCCTGCATCCGGAAGCCGCGCTGCTCCACGTAGGCGCCGGCATGGACGTCGCCGGCCGCGCGTACGACCAGTTCACCGCCGAGGAACGCGAAGCGGTGGTGGCGGCCTATCCGCGCGAAGAACGCTTCAAGCAGCGCATCATCGATACCTTCTACGAAAGCCTGAAGGATCGCCCGGCCACCACGTTCGGAACGTTCAACGACGACTTCCTGGCATGCAAGGACCCGGCATTCCAGCGCGTCGACATCTGCAGCGTCATCCTGCACTCGTCCTGGTCGCACTGA
- a CDS encoding TolB family protein: protein MASLRYAARGAEKPVIIHWTPFVTFFLLLQSCSSIVERQYAGLMMRTASPWPTKSEVHMAIRKWKMDVPTLMRNAGIVLILGASPAWAFAQGEPLRSVTKPLSAPKLFPPETQWPGGDDSAPAFTPDGNTVFFTHRDEAITIMMATRHEGAWSKPQVAPFSGRWRDIEPAMAPDGSYLVFVSNRPAKPGGALLDGYFGGKVQSGKGGNIWRVDRRGDGWGEPQRLPDIINSNSAIYSPAVAGDGSIYFNQPDPVTKKSHIYRAQAKGDGFEKPVALSISDGTHPGYDVAVAPDESFLVFSANREPAAKNQALLFIAFAKDGQWSEPQALDPHLEGIEARLSPDLTTLYFEADDIAKGNAHGRIFQVPLKAYVSAHGD, encoded by the coding sequence ATGGCGTCCCTGCGTTATGCCGCTCGCGGTGCGGAGAAGCCGGTCATCATCCACTGGACACCTTTCGTCACGTTCTTCTTGTTGCTCCAGTCTTGCTCCTCCATTGTCGAACGCCAGTATGCCGGTCTGATGATGCGCACTGCATCTCCATGGCCGACCAAAAGCGAGGTCCATATGGCGATTCGGAAATGGAAGATGGATGTTCCAACTTTGATGAGGAACGCAGGTATCGTTTTGATACTCGGTGCCTCGCCTGCATGGGCATTCGCACAGGGCGAGCCGTTGAGGTCGGTGACCAAACCTCTGTCGGCGCCGAAATTGTTCCCGCCTGAAACCCAATGGCCTGGTGGTGACGATTCGGCGCCTGCGTTTACGCCCGACGGCAATACCGTGTTCTTTACCCATCGGGACGAGGCCATCACCATCATGATGGCGACGCGGCATGAAGGCGCCTGGTCCAAGCCGCAGGTGGCGCCGTTTTCCGGACGCTGGCGTGACATCGAGCCGGCCATGGCGCCCGACGGCTCTTACCTGGTGTTCGTTTCCAATCGTCCTGCGAAGCCGGGCGGTGCGCTTCTCGACGGTTATTTCGGTGGCAAGGTGCAATCGGGCAAGGGCGGCAATATCTGGCGCGTCGATCGTCGAGGCGATGGTTGGGGCGAGCCTCAGCGGTTGCCTGACATCATCAACAGCAACTCGGCCATTTATTCGCCAGCCGTTGCCGGCGATGGAAGCATCTACTTCAACCAGCCGGATCCGGTAACGAAGAAGAGTCACATCTATCGCGCTCAGGCCAAGGGCGATGGATTCGAGAAGCCCGTGGCGCTGTCGATCAGCGACGGAACGCATCCCGGCTACGACGTGGCAGTGGCGCCGGATGAATCCTTCCTTGTGTTCTCAGCCAACCGTGAGCCTGCGGCGAAGAATCAAGCGTTGCTGTTCATCGCCTTTGCGAAGGACGGCCAATGGAGCGAGCCGCAAGCGCTCGATCCGCATCTCGAGGGCATCGAGGCGAGGCTTAGTCCCGACCTCACGACGCTCTACTTCGAGGCCGACGATATCGCGAAGGGCAACGCGCATGGCCGTATCTTCCAAGTGCCTTTGAAGGCCTACGTGTCCGCGCACGGCGATTGA
- a CDS encoding carboxymuconolactone decarboxylase family protein, which produces MSQRINYAQVSPAGVKALGDVYGYVAKSGLDPRLIDLVYLRISQINGCAYCLDMHTRDLLKKGVAIEKLALLQAWREAGALFDLRERSALAWAESVTNVAHTGVPDEDFEQATKVFNEKELVDLTIAIGLMNAYNRLAISFRNPPAAARGADH; this is translated from the coding sequence ATGTCTCAACGCATCAACTACGCCCAGGTATCGCCCGCCGGCGTCAAGGCGCTCGGCGATGTCTACGGCTATGTCGCCAAATCCGGTCTCGATCCCCGCCTGATCGATCTCGTCTACCTGCGCATCAGCCAGATCAACGGCTGCGCGTACTGCCTCGACATGCACACGCGCGACCTGCTGAAGAAAGGCGTCGCCATCGAGAAGCTCGCGTTGCTCCAGGCGTGGCGCGAAGCCGGCGCACTGTTCGACCTCAGGGAACGGTCCGCCCTGGCCTGGGCCGAGTCTGTCACGAACGTGGCGCACACCGGCGTGCCGGACGAGGATTTCGAGCAGGCCACCAAGGTGTTCAACGAAAAGGAACTGGTCGACCTGACCATCGCCATCGGCCTGATGAATGCCTACAACCGGCTCGCCATCAGCTTCCGCAATCCGCCGGCCGCGGCCCGCGGTGCGGATCACTGA
- a CDS encoding response regulator transcription factor, with protein MPGLKQHDIPPVTAALRVAIVEDEERFREAVLVPGLCDFGFDVVGAGSAGELYKIMLSRQFDIIVLDIGLPDDSGLNIVRHLRQLDAKIGLVMLTSSVERQDCIQALSDGADMYLPKPMDVDVLAVTLRSLARRLSAASGAPPAAPSEWHLDTTGWCLVAPNGAIFALTSTERSIVNALIGADGSPVTREALIEALGEDPFSFDHHRLDMLVYRLRRKLGDANCGQNPLLTSRGTGYLFVKRP; from the coding sequence ATGCCCGGCCTGAAGCAACATGATATCCCTCCGGTAACAGCCGCCCTGCGCGTGGCGATCGTGGAGGACGAAGAGCGCTTTCGCGAAGCGGTGCTCGTCCCGGGGCTTTGCGATTTCGGCTTCGACGTGGTGGGCGCCGGTTCGGCCGGCGAGCTCTACAAGATCATGCTGTCGCGCCAGTTCGACATCATCGTGCTGGATATCGGACTGCCGGACGACAGCGGCCTCAATATTGTCCGGCACTTGCGGCAACTCGATGCAAAGATCGGCCTGGTCATGCTCACATCCAGCGTCGAGCGACAGGATTGCATTCAGGCCCTATCGGATGGAGCGGACATGTATTTGCCCAAACCGATGGATGTCGACGTGCTTGCGGTGACGTTGCGCAGCCTTGCCCGACGCCTTTCCGCAGCGAGTGGTGCGCCCCCGGCCGCGCCGAGCGAATGGCATCTGGACACCACCGGCTGGTGTCTCGTGGCGCCGAACGGGGCAATCTTCGCGTTGACATCGACGGAGCGTTCCATCGTGAATGCCTTGATCGGCGCCGATGGATCACCCGTGACGCGCGAAGCGCTCATCGAAGCGCTGGGTGAAGATCCCTTCTCCTTTGACCACCATCGGCTCGACATGCTCGTCTATCGCCTTCGGCGCAAGCTCGGCGATGCCAACTGCGGGCAAAACCCGCTGCTCACCTCACGTGGCACGGGCTATTTGTTCGTCAAGAGACCCTAG
- a CDS encoding GGDEF domain-containing protein, with protein sequence MPVALLIVLLTAHLALAYACGRAEAVPPQLAMLLVQAMAAWAVFTRYRRSPSLIRLPWLLLAVAVLMQMLWDSTNVLATVLGDTDGYLAALATVLSGLYVIPCMFMSTRSFTQHEPRAVAVLDLLLLCMVAALVYHFFTTLLSGPLAADPASIQVVVAQADAIDFSLAAMAIVRLLGARSFRWRFFYYTAGAYLLVNAIVACIYNRIEMHGLPWWAGSLIDVPHTLLVVLALRQPPRWLRSYHPSLAVSQTIASFAPILLSTMVVMLCISTSRINFVPSLLVGASAVLFYGLRVAFIQSRQIDHQRAIDQSAWRLEQQVGRDPLTGIANRTTLDKGLREALEEGRRTGRFCSLLMIDIDYFKQYNDSLGHIAGDACLVQVAGALSRSRVRVHDLVARYGGEEFAIVLIDTSREMAQEVARRLIVAIEQLQIAHPACPLGRLSISIGLAAQAEHTPVDPVSMLAEADHALYRAKRNGRNRFEAAGEDDPSASLADASSA encoded by the coding sequence TTGCCGGTCGCCTTACTCATCGTGCTGCTCACGGCGCATCTGGCGCTGGCCTACGCCTGTGGTCGTGCCGAGGCGGTGCCGCCCCAGCTTGCCATGTTGCTGGTGCAGGCGATGGCGGCGTGGGCGGTATTCACGCGCTATCGGCGCAGCCCGTCGCTGATCCGCCTGCCGTGGCTGCTGCTGGCCGTGGCCGTGCTGATGCAGATGTTGTGGGACAGCACGAACGTGCTGGCGACCGTGCTGGGAGATACGGACGGCTATCTGGCCGCGCTCGCGACCGTGCTGTCGGGGCTGTACGTCATCCCTTGCATGTTCATGTCGACGCGCTCGTTTACGCAGCATGAGCCGCGCGCCGTGGCCGTCCTCGATCTGCTGCTGTTGTGCATGGTGGCCGCGCTGGTCTACCACTTCTTCACCACGCTGTTGAGCGGGCCGCTGGCTGCCGATCCAGCCAGCATCCAGGTAGTAGTCGCCCAGGCCGACGCCATCGATTTTTCGCTGGCCGCCATGGCCATCGTGCGCCTGCTTGGCGCGCGAAGCTTCCGCTGGCGTTTCTTCTACTACACGGCCGGCGCCTATCTGCTGGTCAATGCGATCGTGGCCTGTATCTACAACCGGATCGAAATGCACGGCCTGCCGTGGTGGGCAGGATCACTGATCGATGTGCCGCACACCTTGCTGGTGGTGCTGGCGCTGCGTCAGCCGCCGCGGTGGTTGCGCTCCTATCATCCGTCGCTGGCTGTGTCCCAGACCATCGCCTCGTTCGCGCCGATTCTGCTGTCGACGATGGTGGTCATGCTGTGCATCAGCACGTCGCGCATCAACTTCGTGCCGAGCTTGCTGGTCGGCGCGTCGGCCGTGTTGTTCTATGGACTGCGCGTGGCGTTCATCCAGAGCCGCCAGATCGATCACCAGCGCGCGATCGACCAAAGCGCATGGCGACTGGAGCAGCAGGTCGGTCGAGATCCGCTCACCGGGATCGCCAATCGCACCACGCTGGACAAGGGCCTGCGTGAAGCCTTGGAAGAGGGACGGCGGACCGGCCGGTTCTGCTCGCTGCTGATGATCGATATCGATTACTTCAAGCAATACAACGACAGCCTCGGCCACATCGCTGGCGACGCGTGTCTGGTGCAGGTGGCCGGCGCGCTGAGCCGCAGCCGGGTGCGCGTGCACGACCTGGTGGCACGCTACGGTGGCGAAGAGTTCGCCATCGTGCTGATCGACACCAGCCGGGAGATGGCCCAAGAGGTTGCGCGCCGTTTGATCGTCGCGATCGAGCAGTTGCAGATTGCCCATCCGGCGTGTCCCCTCGGACGCCTCTCGATCAGCATCGGGCTGGCCGCACAGGCCGAACACACGCCGGTCGACCCGGTCTCCATGCTGGCGGAAGCCGATCACGCGCTGTATCGCGCCAAGCGCAATGGCCGCAATCGTTTCGAGGCTGCTGGCGAGGATGATCCTTCGGCCTCGCTGGCCGATGCGAGCAGCGCCTAG